GTACGGTAGCTTTCATGAATAAGGATTTGGTGTTCAACACCCTGATTTTTGGCCCCCGCCACGCCGATTTCCCCACCTACAAGGCTATGTGCTCGCTCTCTCACACGGTGGGGCTGGGCGACAAGATGTGCTTCAAGCCGGTAGCGTTCGAGATATTGCCCCGACAGTTGGGCGAAGTATTGATGCAGCACCTCTATGTGTCGTTCTGGCTGGGATTCATCGGCGCCTTCCCCTTTATCTTCTGGGAGTTCTGGAAATTCGTCAGCCCCGGGCTGCTCGACGAAGAGCGCCGCGCCGTGCGCGGCGTGGTAGCCATCTGCTCGCTGCTCTTCCTTTTAGGGGTGTTGTTCGGCTACTATGTGATAGCGCCCTTTTCCATCAACTTTCTGGCAGGCTACACGCTCGACGGCGTGGTCATGTCGCCCACGCTCGACTCATACGTCACCTACATGACGATGTTCACACTACCCACGGGGCTGATTTTTGAAATGCCCATCGTGGCTTATTTTTTGGCAAAGATTGGACTGGTCGGCCCCGCGTTTTTGCGCAGCTTCCGGCGCTATGCCATCGTGGCCATACTTATCGTTGCGGCCATCATCACACCACCCGATGTGGTGTCGCAAACGCTGGTCGGCATCCCGCTCTATCTACTTTATGAAATCAGCATCCTGGTGACAGCGGGCGTGCAGCGTCGCCGCGAACGCGCATTGGGAATGACGGAAAGCAAGGTGACGAGAGCGTGAAAATGTGCCAAATCGCCAGACAGGTTAAATAACAATCGGCACACAACCGAACTCCTTCCGCCGCACATGGCCGGGCAGGTAATCGGCTCAATACGCATCAACCGTCTTAATCGAACCAATCAAATGCCTTTCGTAAAAACACCTTTTCCCGGCCTCATCATTTTCGAGCCGCGCATTTTCCCCGATGAGCGAGGCTATTTTTTTGAAAGTTACAACCAACGCACTTGGGAAGAGGCGGGTGTGCTCATGCAGTTCGTGCAGGACAACCAAGCCCGCTCCACGCGAGGCGTTTTGAGAGGATTGCACTATCAAGTAGGCGAGATGGCGCAAGCCA
This genomic interval from Saprospiraceae bacterium contains the following:
- the tatC gene encoding twin-arginine translocase subunit TatC; this encodes MPLDQQHETERLQKERGEMSFFEHIAELRKHILRSILAIAVVGTVAFMNKDLVFNTLIFGPRHADFPTYKAMCSLSHTVGLGDKMCFKPVAFEILPRQLGEVLMQHLYVSFWLGFIGAFPFIFWEFWKFVSPGLLDEERRAVRGVVAICSLLFLLGVLFGYYVIAPFSINFLAGYTLDGVVMSPTLDSYVTYMTMFTLPTGLIFEMPIVAYFLAKIGLVGPAFLRSFRRYAIVAILIVAAIITPPDVVSQTLVGIPLYLLYEISILVTAGVQRRRERALGMTESKVTRA